The Desulfonatronum lacustre DSM 10312 region GAAGCCCAGCAGTACTACCAGGTCCATCAAATCCACGAAGCGGAAAAGGCGCGGATGCATGCCGAAAAAATGGGTATCGCCATCTGCTCCCTGGAGGATGAGGAAACCTGGAAGGACATTGCCCGGGAAACGGTCTGGCCCAGGTTTTACGACTCCGTCGGCGGCAGGCAGGTCATTGACACCATCCAGCTCCGCCTTGGGAAACACCTGGATAATCGGTAGTCGGCAATTGTTCATCGGACCGCTAACCTTCGGGAGTCATCATGGTGGCAAAAAAAATATTGCACGTCCTCGACAATCTGGAGCGGTACATCTGTCAGGTTCTCCTGGCATTTTTCGTCACCATTCTCTTCGCGCAGATAACCCTGCGCGCCGTATTCAACATTGTTCTGCCCTGGAGCGAGGAAATTTCCCGCTTCTCTTTTGTCTGGTTCGTATTTTTCGGAGCCTCCTATGCAGCCAGACTGTCGGCCCATAACAGGGTCACCCTGCAGTTCAAGCTGTTTCGGCCGGAGGTTGGCAAGTATTCCCAGATATTCACCGATTTGATCTGGATCGGCTTCAATCTGACCATGATCCATGAAAGCATCAAGGTCATCAACAACATGAAGCTCTTTGCCTTCCACTCCCCTGCCCTGGGCTGGAACATGGCTCATGTCTACTACATTTTTCCCATCAGCTTCGCCTTGATGACCCTGCGCATCATCCAGGTCAATTACATCAAGCACGTCCTCAAGGAAGAGATCGGCGACGTGGACAAGGTCGACCCCGAGGAATTCAAGCAACTGGCCGAGAAGCCGAGCACCTAAAAGGAGCGCACAATGTCCCCAGCAACCATCCTTTTCGGGTCTTTCGTGCTCCTGCTGCTCTTTGGTAGCCCCATTGCCGTGGCCCTGGGCGTATCCGCCATGCTCACCTTTCTCTATGTGGGCACGGATCTCTCCAGTATCGTCCAGATTGCCTTCAATTCCGTCAACTCCTTTCCGATCATGGCCCTGCCCGCCTTTGTCCTGGCCGGGGCGCTCATGGACTGCGCCGGGATTTCCAAACGGCTGGTGCATGTTGCCGAGACCATGGTGGGCAGGGTCCACGGGGGCCTGGCCATCACCACGACCCTGGCCTGTGTGTTCTTCGGGGCCATTTCCGGCTCCGGCCCGGCCACCACCGCGGCCGTGGGCATGCTGATGATCCCGGCCATGATCAAGAAGGGCTACGACAAGGGCTATGCCGGCGCGGCCACGGCCACCGCCGGAGGCATCGGCATCATTATCCCGCCAAGCATTCCCATGGTCATCTACGGCATCACGGCCCAGCAATCCATCACCAAGATGTTCATTGCCGGCGTCATCCCCGGCTTGCTGATCGCCATGGGGTTGATCCTCGTCCATTACCTGCGCTGCCGGGGAACCGACTACAGCAGCGACATGGAAGCCTTTTCCCTGAGACGTTTCCTGCGAGCCGTCAAGGA contains the following coding sequences:
- a CDS encoding TRAP transporter large permease, with translation MSPATILFGSFVLLLLFGSPIAVALGVSAMLTFLYVGTDLSSIVQIAFNSVNSFPIMALPAFVLAGALMDCAGISKRLVHVAETMVGRVHGGLAITTTLACVFFGAISGSGPATTAAVGMLMIPAMIKKGYDKGYAGAATATAGGIGIIIPPSIPMVIYGITAQQSITKMFIAGVIPGLLIAMGLILVHYLRCRGTDYSSDMEAFSLRRFLRAVKDGFWAILAPVVILGGIYSGIFTPTEAAIVAIFYTLFVGIFIYKEITLAGLEKSLTTTSWLTGRVLVIMFTAFAFGRILVQYRIPDMIAQGMLSLTSDVHVIFILVILFLLFIGMFMETLAVILIVTPVLLPVMTILGVDPIHFGVILVCCCGVGFSTPPLGENMFIASGIANISLEEISWKALPFCAVTVGVIILMAFFPQIVLWLPTVLGY
- a CDS encoding TRAP transporter small permease, which encodes MVAKKILHVLDNLERYICQVLLAFFVTILFAQITLRAVFNIVLPWSEEISRFSFVWFVFFGASYAARLSAHNRVTLQFKLFRPEVGKYSQIFTDLIWIGFNLTMIHESIKVINNMKLFAFHSPALGWNMAHVYYIFPISFALMTLRIIQVNYIKHVLKEEIGDVDKVDPEEFKQLAEKPST